The following proteins are co-located in the Trichormus variabilis 0441 genome:
- a CDS encoding esterase-like activity of phytase family protein, translating into MVNVQLVGFASLAADTYADGPASGNGISGNGRTGPFPGQPVQGFSAVQFANSGSFYFLSDNGYGSKDNSADYLLRIYRLDPNFRGVENGDGSVKILDYIQLSDPNNKIPFQIVNEASADRLLTGADLDIESFVIDKDGSIWVGDEFGPYLLHFDATGKLLDAPIATPDRFKTLDGTAPEVIGHRGASGFRPEHTLESYKLAIEQGADFIEPDLAVTKDGVLIARHEPALAVLNADGSVNFSNTTTNVYQIAKFSDRLKTVNLDGTEITGWFAEDFTLAEIKELRAIERLPFRDQSFNGQFTIPTLTEIIDLVKQVEAETGKKIGIYPETKHPTYFAQEATYVGTTEKINRNISQILIDTLQANNFTDPSRIFIQSFEVGNLKELHDVIMPRAGVDIPLVQLFDAIDVDIDGRLIETRPYDFIVSGDTRTYGDLRTPAGLAEIAEYADGIGPWKRMIVSVRGTDANNDGQADDVNGDGAVNDADKTLLPPTTLVQDAHNVGLQVHPYTFRDEERYLAANYQGNPELEYQQLFQLGVDALFTDFPITADRVRDLLSLPGNNIVRSPQNPDVLSGDALANLGGSRGFEGGAINASKTKLYMLLEGTVQGDPVGALRLNEFDLATRSYTNNLRYYRLENPAHAIGEITVINDNEYLVIERDGGQGASARFKKIYKINLSQTDANGFVAKQEIADLLNIQDPNDLNRDGKTTFDFPFTTIESVVVVDANTILVANDNNYPFSVGRPPAIDNNEIILLRLEQPLNLAPGLGQPQATEIKFGSPSSDEITAEPGRILFTGDGADTVDSPGNNTISTGNGNDTVFVGSDASVSTGNGNDQVFIGVNGPTSNTTANGGNGNDEITVIEAGGSNNLFGAAGNDTLQVIEGSRQFAFGGSGNDTLTSNGSYNRLNGGSGDDKLFSNVNDSLFGGDGDDVLFAGQAGSNRLSGGAGTDQFWIANGSLPTSKNTVTDFAVGVDKIGLGGIGVTQFSALSLVKQGADTLVKLGATDLVALQGITSTSLTVTDFVFAVSVVG; encoded by the coding sequence GTGGTAAATGTTCAGTTAGTGGGCTTTGCTTCTCTCGCGGCTGATACCTATGCTGATGGGCCAGCTTCTGGTAATGGTATTTCCGGAAACGGTAGGACAGGCCCTTTCCCTGGACAGCCAGTGCAGGGCTTTAGTGCAGTACAATTCGCCAATAGTGGCTCATTTTACTTCTTGTCCGATAATGGCTACGGTAGTAAAGATAATAGTGCTGACTACCTACTACGTATCTATCGTTTAGACCCGAATTTTCGAGGCGTAGAGAATGGTGATGGCAGCGTTAAGATTTTAGACTACATCCAACTATCTGACCCCAATAACAAAATTCCTTTCCAGATAGTGAATGAGGCTAGTGCTGACAGATTACTGACAGGCGCAGATTTAGACATTGAGTCTTTTGTCATTGATAAAGATGGTTCTATCTGGGTAGGTGACGAATTTGGCCCTTACTTACTACATTTTGATGCTACGGGTAAATTGTTAGATGCACCCATCGCCACACCAGACCGCTTCAAGACTTTAGATGGTACAGCACCCGAAGTTATCGGACACCGGGGTGCAAGCGGCTTTCGTCCAGAACATACCCTAGAGTCCTACAAGCTGGCTATTGAACAAGGTGCAGACTTTATCGAACCAGACTTGGCTGTGACAAAAGATGGTGTGTTAATTGCTCGCCATGAACCTGCTTTAGCGGTGTTGAACGCTGATGGTAGCGTTAATTTCAGCAATACAACCACGAACGTTTACCAAATTGCCAAGTTTAGCGATCGCCTAAAAACGGTAAATTTAGATGGAACTGAAATTACTGGTTGGTTTGCTGAAGATTTTACTTTAGCGGAAATCAAGGAATTACGAGCCATAGAGCGTCTACCTTTCCGTGACCAGTCATTCAACGGTCAATTTACCATTCCTACCCTGACAGAAATTATTGACCTGGTGAAACAGGTAGAAGCCGAGACTGGGAAAAAGATTGGTATTTATCCAGAAACCAAACATCCTACTTATTTTGCTCAAGAAGCTACCTATGTAGGGACAACAGAGAAGATTAACCGCAATATCAGTCAGATTCTCATCGATACCCTCCAGGCTAATAACTTTACTGATCCTAGCCGGATTTTCATCCAGTCCTTTGAAGTTGGCAATCTTAAAGAGCTGCATGATGTGATTATGCCTCGTGCTGGGGTCGATATTCCCTTGGTACAACTTTTTGATGCCATTGACGTTGATATTGATGGTAGGCTCATAGAAACCAGACCCTATGACTTTATCGTTAGTGGTGACACTCGCACCTACGGCGATTTACGCACTCCAGCAGGCTTGGCGGAAATTGCTGAATATGCTGATGGTATCGGCCCCTGGAAGCGGATGATTGTTAGTGTCAGAGGTACTGATGCTAATAATGATGGACAAGCAGATGATGTCAATGGAGATGGCGCAGTTAATGATGCTGATAAGACTCTGTTACCGCCAACTACCTTAGTTCAAGATGCTCACAATGTTGGTTTGCAGGTTCACCCATACACCTTCCGTGATGAAGAACGTTACTTAGCAGCGAATTATCAAGGAAATCCAGAACTAGAGTATCAGCAGTTATTTCAATTAGGGGTAGATGCTTTATTTACCGACTTCCCCATTACAGCAGATAGAGTCCGTGACCTATTGAGTCTCCCTGGAAACAATATAGTCCGTTCTCCCCAAAACCCTGATGTGCTTTCAGGAGATGCTTTAGCAAATTTGGGTGGTTCTAGAGGTTTTGAAGGTGGCGCAATTAACGCCAGCAAAACCAAGCTCTATATGCTTCTGGAAGGAACAGTCCAAGGTGATCCTGTAGGTGCATTACGGCTGAATGAATTTGACCTAGCAACCCGTAGCTATACAAATAATTTACGCTATTACAGGCTGGAAAATCCTGCTCATGCGATCGGAGAAATCACCGTCATTAATGACAATGAGTACCTAGTCATTGAACGAGATGGAGGTCAAGGCGCTTCAGCTAGATTCAAGAAGATTTACAAAATAAACCTGTCTCAAACAGATGCTAATGGCTTTGTAGCTAAACAAGAAATTGCCGATTTATTAAATATCCAAGACCCCAACGACCTGAATAGAGACGGTAAAACAACCTTTGACTTCCCTTTTACCACCATCGAATCTGTTGTAGTTGTTGACGCAAACACCATTTTGGTCGCCAATGACAACAACTATCCATTTTCCGTCGGTCGCCCTCCAGCTATAGATAATAACGAAATTATCTTATTGAGGTTAGAGCAACCCCTCAATCTTGCACCTGGTTTGGGACAGCCACAAGCTACAGAAATTAAGTTCGGCTCTCCTAGTAGCGATGAGATTACGGCGGAACCCGGTCGAATATTATTCACAGGTGATGGCGCAGATACAGTAGATTCCCCTGGGAATAATACTATCTCCACAGGCAACGGAAATGATACGGTATTTGTGGGCAGTGATGCTTCTGTCTCTACTGGCAATGGTAATGATCAAGTCTTCATTGGTGTGAATGGCCCCACCAGCAACACTACAGCTAACGGTGGTAATGGTAATGACGAAATCACCGTGATTGAAGCAGGGGGAAGTAATAACCTTTTTGGTGCAGCAGGTAATGACACTCTGCAAGTCATCGAAGGTTCCCGTCAATTCGCCTTTGGTGGTTCTGGTAACGACACCCTCACAAGTAACGGTAGTTATAACCGTCTCAATGGTGGTTCGGGAGATGACAAATTATTCTCCAATGTGAATGACTCTTTGTTTGGCGGCGATGGCGATGATGTGCTATTTGCAGGTCAAGCCGGTAGTAACCGTCTGAGTGGTGGCGCTGGTACTGACCAGTTCTGGATTGCTAATGGTAGTTTACCAACTAGCAAGAATACGGTGACAGACTTCGCTGTCGGTGTTGACAAAATTGGATTGGGGGGAATTGGTGTCACGCAATTTAGTGCTTTGAGTTTGGTAAAGCAAGGCGCTGATACTTTGGTGAAGTTAGGCGCGACTGACTTAGTTGCATTACAAGGAATTACGTCAACTAGTCTGACTGTGACTGACTTTGTTTTTGCTGTCAGTGTGGTTGGTTAG
- a CDS encoding DUF4114 domain-containing protein has protein sequence MIINGTSGVDELYANKDNQVFGWEGDDILDASNGEGNNLLAGGAGSDRLFANNNDTLKGDAGEDYLYALGSLGFNTLEGGDDNDQLFVVEGGNNTLDGGQGSDRLIVLDGSGYNTLAGGLGNDLLDVSNGTGNNILYGNEGDDILIGGVNTDRLFGGAGDDLLFGGRRGSQLTGGTGLDRFFLTSAAVPEVPIEVLDFTKNDDKVIVAGIPEVRTFQDLQLQQTGADTVVKARINNTVRELGILRNIQANTLTPDDFDYTTAIFSTTNSFATEGTSITFTINRTADTQTQQTVTVSTSITTGDTASNTDFVAKTQTLTFEQGETQKTFTVDTTQDFLVEANESFTVSLSNPTNGAILSPTAATAKGTINDDDNADVIITQTGNNTIVTENGTTDSYTIKLTSQPTYDVIINISNGQQIRTNPRTLTFTTENWNVAQNVTVTAVDDFLVEGDGNDTITHTAISNDVNYNNILINPIEVGITDNDIPLFQNPNSDIFTIKGNSDKVNLQVTLTRRNSNFTNELSVFTVDDANGTINGIAPGAVGYTEAALQRARVIFSAIANNPNGFNSNNLASLLEFNSGDNLRFYLVRNSSTDAVLAGITPISDVVLANSSTQKITNLGTDGFSLGWEDGFGNNSGFADLVVKIQTTNQTLPLGANLQSQSQGELIDLRGVTQSVKADFVVNREAAFNNFIGFYQVTDENGGIDTNNDGSADILPGQSGYTQAAVNGRVPGIDLVVNNRGTATYTGTFQPGSLFAPFIIINSRPETILDNNPNNDPAVYFLFLGANRNRVDHIRLLANNVFGFEDLPNGGDKDFNDMIVRVNLSIA, from the coding sequence ATGATTATTAACGGCACTTCTGGTGTGGATGAGTTATATGCCAATAAAGATAACCAAGTTTTTGGTTGGGAAGGCGATGATATTCTAGATGCTTCTAACGGTGAAGGAAATAATTTATTAGCGGGTGGTGCTGGTAGCGATCGCCTTTTTGCCAACAATAATGATACCCTCAAAGGTGACGCTGGCGAAGATTATCTATATGCGTTGGGTAGTCTAGGCTTCAATACACTAGAAGGTGGTGATGATAACGATCAGCTGTTTGTAGTCGAGGGTGGAAATAACACCCTGGATGGAGGACAAGGAAGCGATCGCCTGATAGTTTTAGATGGTAGTGGTTACAATACCCTCGCTGGGGGACTGGGAAACGATTTATTAGATGTCTCTAACGGTACAGGCAATAACATCCTCTACGGTAATGAGGGCGATGATATCCTGATTGGTGGAGTCAATACTGACCGATTATTTGGTGGTGCTGGAGATGATTTACTCTTCGGTGGTAGAAGAGGTAGCCAATTAACCGGAGGTACAGGCTTAGATAGATTTTTCCTTACCAGTGCAGCAGTTCCCGAAGTCCCCATCGAAGTATTAGACTTTACTAAAAATGACGATAAAGTTATAGTTGCCGGTATCCCTGAAGTGCGGACATTCCAAGATTTGCAATTGCAGCAGACCGGTGCTGATACAGTTGTCAAAGCTAGAATAAATAATACTGTGCGAGAGTTAGGCATTTTGAGAAACATCCAAGCCAACACTCTAACACCAGATGATTTTGACTACACAACCGCTATTTTCTCTACTACCAACTCTTTTGCCACCGAAGGCACTAGCATCACCTTCACCATTAACCGTACAGCAGATACCCAAACTCAGCAAACTGTGACGGTATCTACATCTATAACCACAGGAGACACAGCTAGTAATACTGACTTTGTAGCCAAAACCCAAACCCTGACTTTTGAACAGGGAGAAACCCAGAAAACTTTTACTGTAGACACCACTCAAGATTTCTTAGTTGAAGCAAACGAAAGCTTTACCGTCAGTTTGAGCAATCCTACTAATGGTGCAATTCTCAGTCCTACAGCAGCCACAGCTAAAGGCACTATCAACGATGATGATAATGCAGATGTCATCATTACCCAGACTGGTAATAACACTATAGTTACAGAAAATGGGACAACTGATAGTTACACCATAAAACTCACTAGTCAACCTACATATGATGTCATTATCAATATCAGTAATGGTCAACAAATTCGTACTAATCCCAGAACTTTGACCTTCACTACCGAAAATTGGAATGTAGCGCAAAATGTCACTGTAACAGCAGTAGATGATTTCCTAGTAGAAGGTGACGGTAATGATACTATTACCCATACTGCTATCAGTAACGATGTCAATTACAATAACATTCTCATAAATCCTATAGAAGTAGGCATCACTGATAACGATATCCCACTATTTCAGAACCCTAACAGCGATATCTTTACCATCAAAGGCAACAGTGACAAAGTAAATCTCCAAGTCACTCTTACAAGACGCAATTCCAATTTTACCAATGAATTAAGCGTCTTTACAGTAGATGATGCTAATGGCACCATTAATGGTATTGCTCCTGGTGCAGTCGGTTATACTGAAGCAGCGCTACAACGTGCCAGAGTAATTTTCTCAGCTATAGCTAACAACCCAAACGGATTTAACTCCAATAATCTAGCTAGTTTGTTGGAATTTAATTCTGGCGATAATTTGAGGTTTTATTTAGTCAGAAATAGTAGTACAGATGCCGTACTAGCAGGAATCACACCCATCTCAGATGTAGTATTGGCTAATTCCTCAACCCAAAAAATTACCAACTTAGGAACAGATGGGTTTTCCTTAGGATGGGAAGACGGATTTGGTAATAATAGTGGATTTGCAGATTTAGTAGTCAAGATTCAGACGACAAATCAAACTTTACCTTTAGGTGCAAATTTACAAAGTCAATCACAGGGAGAATTGATTGATTTACGAGGGGTGACACAATCAGTAAAAGCTGATTTTGTTGTTAATAGAGAAGCGGCTTTCAACAACTTCATCGGCTTCTATCAGGTGACTGATGAGAATGGTGGTATTGACACCAATAATGATGGTTCCGCAGATATTCTCCCTGGACAATCTGGTTATACTCAAGCTGCTGTTAATGGTCGTGTTCCTGGGATTGATTTGGTCGTGAATAACCGAGGAACTGCAACTTATACTGGCACGTTCCAACCCGGTTCTTTATTTGCACCATTCATCATTATTAATAGTAGACCAGAGACAATTTTAGATAACAATCCCAATAACGACCCAGCCGTATATTTTTTATTCTTGGGCGCTAACCGTAATAGAGTTGATCATATTCGTCTATTGGCAAACAATGTCTTTGGCTTTGAGGATTTACCAAATGGTGGAGATAAAGACTTCAATGATATGATTGTGCGAGTCAATCTAAGTATTGCTTGA